The Henckelia pumila isolate YLH828 chromosome 2, ASM3356847v2, whole genome shotgun sequence genome includes a window with the following:
- the LOC140878715 gene encoding mitogen-activated protein kinase kinase kinase 20-like, whose protein sequence is MHWIRGEELGRGGFAFVSKGLIQQEDSSCLVVAVKSSKSSESKSLVKERKLLDRFNNCPFIIRCFGDETSQEDGQELYNIFLEYASGGCLADINKGLPEPLVKKHTRSILVALSHMHAMGYVHCDIKPHNILIVKEAGVEDTAKLADLGSALNMRGRGGDEDDDDGGFRGTVLYAAPESISNQTYVPQSDVWSLGCTVLSMLTGNNSPWKFDKSCMNAADVMMKIGCSDQIPEMPRKLISKEAMDFLKKCFVKDPTSRCTAHVLLDHPFIKAAPLAGRYSRRRRHHHLASRLSHGISSLVPTCFRLHHSAAVS, encoded by the coding sequence ATGCATTGGATTAGAGGAGAAGAATTGGGAAGAGGTGGTTTCGCCTTTGTGAGCAAAGGCTTAATCCAACAAGAAGATAGCAGCTGCCTGGTGGTTGCTGTAAAATCATCAAAATCATCGGAATCCAAATCACTAGTGAAAGAAAGGAAGTTGTTGGATCGTTTCAACAATTGTCCGTTCATCATCCGATGTTTCGGGGACGAGACTTCCCAAGAAGATGGTCAGGAGTTGTACAATATCTTTCTCGAGTACGCCTCCGGAGGTTGTTTGGCCGATATCAACAAAGGCTTGCCGGAGCCTCTTGTCAAGAAGCACACGAGATCAATTCTCGTGGCTCTTTCTCATATGCACGCAATGGGGTACGTGCACTGCGACATTAAGCCCCACAATATCCTCATCGTTAAAGAAGCTGGTGTTGAAGATACTGCGAAGCTCGCAGACCTTGGAAGTGCTCTTAACATGCGTGGCCGCGGCggcgatgaagatgatgatgatggggGTTTCAGGGGTACTGTTCTTTATGCAGCGCCGGAGTCGATATCCAATCAAACATACGTACCTCAATCGGATGTTTGGTCTTTGGGATGCACCGTTTTGTCCATGTTGACAGGGAATAATTCCCCTTGGAAGTTTGATAAATCATGTATGAATGCCGCTGATGTGATGATGAAAATCGGTTGTAGCGATCAGATTCCGGAGATGCCGAGGAAGCTGATTTCCAAAGAGGCCATggattttcttaaaaaatgttTTGTTAAGGATCCAACATCAAGATGTACTGCCCACGTGCTTCTTGATCATCCCTTCATCAAAGCCGCCCCTCTTGCCGGAAGATacagccgccgccgccgccaccaTCATCTCGCATCAAGATTGTCTCACGGCATCAGCTCGTTGGTCCCCACCTGCTTTCGTCTCCATCATTCAGCAGCAGTTAGCTAG
- the LOC140885116 gene encoding uncharacterized protein: MRPGVNWVDMHKLAERTILESLKNGNVLYGDIDAMNHERLGAIFMPHGLGHLLGIDTHDPGGYLKGAERPKEPGLKALRTSRELLEGMVITMEPGCYFINALLLPAMENPKTSKYFNQEKIIRFRDFGGVRIESDVYVTSDGCVNMTKVPREIQEIEAVMGGAPWPIRKTSLPSSNGKF, translated from the exons ATGCGTCCTGGAGTAAACTGGGTTGACATGCACAA ATTGGCTGAAAGAACTATCCTGGAATCATTGAAGAATGGAAACGTCCTATATGG GGACATTGACGCTATGAATCATGAGCGTCTGGGTGCTATTTTCATGCCTCATGGCCTAGGGCACCTTTTGGGTATTGATACCCACGATCCTGGGGGTTACCTAAAG GGAGCTGAAAGACCAAAAGAACCTGGACTTAAGGCCTTGCGCACGAGTAGAGAACTATTGGAGGGAATG GTGATAACTATGGAACCCGGTTGTTATTTCATTAATGCCTTGTTACTTCCTGCAATGGAAAATcccaaaacatcaaaatatttcaacCAGGAAAAGATCATCAGATTTAGAGATTTTGGAGGGGTTCGAATTGAAagtgatgtg TATGTTACATCAGATGGTTGCGTAAACATGACGAAAGTTCCACGAGAGATACAAGAAATTGAAGCTGTAATGGGAGGTGCCCCATGGCCGATTCGGAAGACGAGCCTTCCTTCTTCAAatggaaaattttaa